From one Culex quinquefasciatus strain JHB chromosome 3, VPISU_Cqui_1.0_pri_paternal, whole genome shotgun sequence genomic stretch:
- the LOC6039687 gene encoding uncharacterized protein LOC6039687 codes for MDANYASIQTGLAQLNNASNALSQALNQQQQIIQNAYDGLSEHVNRSLVDIRSQYPFVSLTSTQLSPVGFRNYVEGLIAQFRQTVTNSVMIPAQTIVSGVLAAMYDFYGQKQYSECAKQMAANLMQPRISVGRFADCLLANVPFVEKIAKVAQFSLNSANNMVDAGIKQLSYCSVGSFNCTLVILNAWPNEYSVLIGALNNLQGIYPYYANPGIAINKQCATLLSIDIQDAIQAVRNSVSTC; via the exons ATGGACGCCAACTACGCATCCATCCAAACCGGGCTGGCCCAGCTGAACAACGCTTCCAACGCATTGAGTCAAGCGCTGAACCAACAGCAACAGATCATCCAGAACGCCTACGATGGGCTATCCGAGCACGTAAACCGCTCACTCGTCGACATCCGGTCCCAGTATCCTTTCGTGAGTCTGACGAGCACCCAGCTTAGTCCGGTCGGATTCAGAAACTACGTTGAAGGCTTGATTGCCCAGTTCCGTCAAACGGTGACCAACAGTGTGATGATCCCGGCCCAAACCATCGTGAGCGGAGTTCTGGCAGCGATGTACGACTTCTACGGCCAGAAGCAGTACAGTGAGTGTGCCAAGCAGATGGCTGCCAACTTGATGCAACCGAGAATCTCCGTGGGACGGTTTGCCGACTGTCTGCTGGCCAATGTTCCGTTTGTTGAGAAAATCGCAAAAGTAGCGCAGTTTTCGCTGAACAGTGCGAACAACATGGTGGACGCCGGTATTAAACAGCTGAGTTACTGCTCAGTAGGATCGTTTAACTGTACCTTAGTG ATATTGAATGCATGGCCGAACGAGTACTCCGTTTTGATTGGAGCGCTGAACAATCTTCAAGGCATTTATCCGTACTATGCTAATCCTGGAATTGCCATCAACAAGCAATGTGCCACCTTGCTGTCGATTGACATTCAGGATGCCATTCAAGCAGTGCGGAACAGTGTTTCTACGTGTTAA
- the LOC6039686 gene encoding uncharacterized protein LOC6039686 has translation MGKCNLQTIVLLAFATMPLLIQAFDWFSLTQASYAAIQSGLAQLNNASVVINGTINTQANLASAAISDLQQHMTKGLTDLQARFPNQNINIGNMLNGFNWFTGEVPQVLAEFRQTITDDVMAPSQVVVQNILNAMTEFFLSPKRACAQQHAQNLVQPRISVGRLAQCFREDMQFTDKPTAGTQMLMNDGKAISDVILGQLKYCSPGSSNCTAAFFNGLPNLMQTATWAVANLQGFPRFWTQAGVPFNQNCAAAIGADIQDAIQGIRSSIARCSCSGCFK, from the exons ATGGGAAAGTGCAACCTCCAAACGATAGTTCTGCTCGCATTCGCAACGATGCCGCTACTGATCCAGGCCTTCGATTGGTTCTCGCTAACGCAAGCCAGTTACGCCGCAATCCAATCGGGACTAGCTCAGCTGAACAACGCTTCCGTGGTCATCAACGGAACCATCAATACCCAGGCGAACCTGGCATCGGCTGCAATTTCCGACCTGCAGCAACACATGACCAAGGGTCTGACGGATCTGCAGGCCCGTTTCCCAAATCAGAACATCAACATTGGCAACATGTTGAACGGGTTCAATTGGTTCACCGGAGAAGTGCCCCAGGTGCTGGCCGAGTTCCGCCAAACCATCACGGATGACGTGATGGCACCGTCTCAGGTCGTCGTCCAGAACATCCTGAACGCGATGACCGAGTTCTTCTTGTCACCGAAACGTGCCTGTGCCCAGCAGCACGCGCAGAACTTGGTGCAGCCGAGGATTTCCGTGGGTCGGTTGGCGCAGTGCTTCCGCGAGGACATGCAGTTTACCGATAAACCAACCGCGGGAACGCAAATGTTGATGAACGACGGCAAGGCCATTTCGGATGTGATTCTAGGCCAGTTGAAGTACTGCTCGCCGGGATCGAGCAACTGTACCGCCGCG TTTTTCAACGGACTTCCCAACCTAATGCAAACAGCCACATGGGCCGTCGCAAATTTACAAGGTTTTCCAAGGTTCTGGACGCAGGCTGGCGTTCCTTTCAATCAGAATTGTGCCGCTGCCATCGGTGCCGACATACAGGATGCCATCCAGGGTATTCGGAGTAGTATTGCCAGATGTTCATGTTCAGgctgttttaaataa